In one window of Macaca thibetana thibetana isolate TM-01 chromosome 5, ASM2454274v1, whole genome shotgun sequence DNA:
- the LOC126954403 gene encoding LOW QUALITY PROTEIN: 28S ribosomal protein S33, mitochondrial-like (The sequence of the model RefSeq protein was modified relative to this genomic sequence to represent the inferred CDS: inserted 2 bases in 1 codon), with translation MSSFSECALRMSRLSARLIGQVPRPTDSKAMKVAKXFREPPLAKKQTYDWYPDHNTYTALTGTLRFLGPYRDEHQDFKDEQKRLKKLHGKGKPKKGEGKRTAKKIVLVPQEGEFLPQWQREESAFIAFPHIGGMS, from the exons ATGTCCTCCTTTTCAGAATGTGCTTTGCGCATGTCTCGTCTCAGTGCTCGTCTAATTGGTCAAGTCCCCAGGCCTACTGATTCCAAAGCTATGAAAGTAGCGAA CTTTAGAGAACCGCCCTTGGCCAAGAAGCAGACTTATGACTGGTATCCAGATCACAATACTTACACGGCACTCACAGGAACACTCCGATTTCTTGGTCCCTACAGAGATGAGCATCAAGATTTTAAAGATGAGCAAAAACGACTAAAGAAGCTTCATGGAAAGGGGAAAccaaagaagggagaagggaaaagaacaGCAAAAAAGATAGTGTTGGTCCCTCAAGAGGGAGAATTTCTTCCTCAGTGGCAGAGAGAAGAAAGTGCATTTATTGCTTTTCCACATATTGGAGGAATgtcataa